One stretch of Rissa tridactyla isolate bRisTri1 chromosome 21, bRisTri1.patW.cur.20221130, whole genome shotgun sequence DNA includes these proteins:
- the DENND2D gene encoding DENN domain-containing protein 2D — protein MASIGNFFRRSLRRSGRREGKEEEGKKENNPSRVSQGKPGERSSVLYSAGQFFFEYLVVVSLKKMSDGRYEPKITYQFPKRENLLKGQKEEEERLLKAIPLFCFPDGNNWAPVTEFTSETFSFVLTNVDGSRKIGYCRRLLPSGRGVRLPEVFCIISCLGCFGLFSKILDEVEKRRQISMAVIYPFMQGLRESPFPAPGKTVTIKSFIPESGTELIELTRPVDAHLEHVEFQALLQRLSPHLILHIFASAVLERRLIFLAEELSVLSQCIHAVAALLYPFTWAHTYIPVVPECLLDTVCCPTPFMVGIQMRHLERVLDQPMEEALIVDLCEGKILRAVGDEEEVLPIKLQNEMLTSLNRHNNNNNVHTSEQVNALVSEAFVQFFVRMVGHYSSHIKWSKNGSGTFQERAFCKAVASKTNRKFVKKFVKTNMFSLFIEEAEKSRIPQEAYFQQKIAEYHEQKKHRRDS, from the exons ATGGCTTCCATCGGCAACTTCTTCCGACGGAGCCTGCGGCGCTCCGGCCGCAGAG aaggaaaagaggaggaaggaaagaaggaaaacaaccCCTCGCGGGTGTCGCAGGGGAAACCAGGAGAGCGGAGCTCCGTCCTCTATTCCGCTGGGCAGTTTTTCTTCGAGTACCTGGTGGTGGTGTCGCTGAAGAAGATGTCAGATGGACGTTACGAACCCAAGATAACCTACCAGTTCCCAAAG CGCGAGAACTTGctgaagggccagaaggaggaggaggaacgtctCTTGAAAGCCATCCCCCTCTTCTGCTTCCCTGACGGCAACAACTGGGCCCCCGTCACTGAGTTCACCAG TGAAACCTTTTCTTTCGTCCTGACCAACGTGGACGGCAGCAGAAAGATCGGCTACTGCAGGCGGCTGCTG CCGTCCGGCCGTGGTGTCCGCCTCCCCGAGGTCTTCTGCATCATCAGCTGCCTGGGCTGCTTCGGGCTCTTCTCCAAG atcCTGGACGAGGTGGAGAAGAGGCGCCAGATCTCCATGGCGGTGATTTACCCCTTCATGCAAGGCCTTCGGGAATCGCCCTTCCCAGCGCCGGGGAAAACCGTCACCATTAAAAGCTTCATCCCCGAGTCGGGCACGGAG CTCATCGAGCTCACGCGGCCCGTGGACGCCCACCTGGAGCACGTGGAGTTCCAGGCGCTGCTCCAGCGGCTCAGCCCCCACCTCATCCTGCACATCTTCGCCTCCGCCGTCTTGGAGCGACGGCTCATTTTCCTGGCGGAGGAGCTGAG CGTCCTGTCGCAGTGCATCCACGCGGTGGCTGCTCTCCTCTACCCCTTCACCTGGGCTCACACCTACATCCCCGTGGTCCCCGAGTGCCTGCTCGACACCGTCTGCTGCCCCACGCCCTTCATGGTCGGCATCCAGATGCGGCACCTGGAGCGGGTCCTGGACCAGCCGATGGAGGAG GCTCTGATCGTTGACCTCTGCGAAGGGAAGATCCTCCGGGCG GTGGGCGATGAGGAGGAGGTCTTGCCCATCAAGCTGCAGAACGAGATGCTGACGTCCTTGAACaggcacaacaacaacaacaacgtaCACA CATCCGAGCAGGTGAACGCGCTCGTCTCCGAAGCCTTCGTGCAGTTCTTTGTCCGAATGGTTGGCCACTACTCCTCACACATCAAATGGAGTAAAAACGGCTCGGGCACCTTCCAGGAGCGAGCCTTCTGCAAAGCCGTCGCCTCCAAGACCAACCGCAAGTTTGTGAAGAAGTTTGTGAAGACGAACATGTTCTCCCTATTTATTGAGGAAGCAGAAAAGAGCAGGATCCCACAGGAAG cctatttccagcagaaaatagcGGAGTACCACGAACAGAAGAAGCACCGAAGGGACTCCTGA